The sequence GCGTGTGCTGAACAAAATTCTACACCTTATGGCTATTGAGGCGAGTCTAATCACTTTATTTGAACTTCAGAAATTGTTTATATCTGTGGGCTGCTTTTCATGTTCATTTCTCTTCTGCTCTGGATCACAGAGGAGTAGGTCACAGGATGAAGAGCTGGAGCTACTTTTTGCTGGGCTTTCTTTGTGAAGATGAGCATCTTGTTCATTTAGCAAACAACCAAGGTACTTTGCTTCTTGGTTGCCAACTTCCAGTAATATCAATTAGATGCACCTTAAAGAATCTGCTGTGAATGGAAAATTGCAAAATATCTATCATTATTTACACCTGAGATTCTATTATATATACAGAAGGATAATTGAATTTTGTTTCCCTTTGAATGAAAATGGGTAGTCTGACAGTCTAACATTGTTCATGGAACTTGTATGGGCATACACACCTATTTACTCGCTTGTCCCACTTCTTTTATGGACCTAATGTAGTCCCACTGTCAGTTGTGGAAGCTCTCTCGGAATTAATTTGATTGGCCACTTTGTAGCTCTTAAAATTTCGGCAGCATGTACTGAAATTgggaattgatttttatttttttttattttttgttttaaatacaGGGACTTTTATCATGACGGAGATGGAACCCATGCATCATTGGGAGTACTTTAATGGAATGCGAGAATCTGATAGTCTTTGGTTCTGTTTATACGAAAGCTTGGTTAtcttttcatctttgatttgattAGTAATGCAGTTATAATGGAAATCTACAGTTATCTGTAAAGGCCTTCTTTGTTTTCATGGGGTTAAAGCAACTGCCGCTGCTGGAACCTTTACCCGCTAGAGAGGGGTTTTTGTAAAGATGTTTTCTGTATTAATTTTGGTGGTGAAGCTTGTTATTTGGATTCTCcttaatgtttcatatttaagTTGTGAGATTTTTGCTTCCATGACATTAAGCCATTCTTGCCAACAAGTTggagaaattatgaaaatgcaaaaatcaATTGAAGGCTCAAGAAAATAATAGCATAATATATCCATCCATTCATGATGCCAGTAGGCAGTAGCCATTGTTTAAGATGTAGATAGAGCACACTGCAATGTGATGACAATGATAAGCAGTAAAAAGTCGGTGGATTTACTTCCAATGCATCAAATTTATTCTAAAACAACTGCAAAtcacatattttttcttttattcatgtttggGCTTGTCTACGCTGGCTCCAGTGTATGGGATGGCAGAGTACGCATAACGCTGAACGATAGAGAAAACGACCATCTCCAGAATAACCATGACATTCTGCAGAGCCTCCTGAATATGCTCCACGTCTAACCAGAAATGGTGAGAGCGAATGACTCCTGCTGCTGTTAAGCCTTCTAATGCCAAACCCTGCCAGCAGCACCAAGTAAAACATGAAATGACCAGAATACGAAATACAATAGAAAGGATATGTAGATTTCATCACATATGATGTTTATTAACGTACATAAACATTTATCTTGTCCACTAAATTAAAGAACTTGGATTGCTCAACAGGACCAGCTCACGAAGATTACAACAGGCCTCACAAATGGCTTATTATGGAAATGTTTTTGGCTTAAGAGTTTTTGTATGGCTTGGTCTAAATGCATTGACAAACAATGTTTATTAGCACATCAACATGCTACTCTGCCAAAGCTTAAACTTCATGACCACCACTAGGCATCAGTAATCAGCAACAtgcttataaatagtataaatgCAAATATCATTGATCTCAAAAAAATTTGCAATACCTGCCAAAAGCAGAAAAAGACAATCCCTTTGATGCATAGGAACTTCGCCAAAGGTTTATGCGGCTCCAACTCTTTCGCAAATACATGGTAGAAGATGACCAAGGCGTACAATGCCAAGGAAACGGAGATGTTTAGTATAATGGTGAACGTCCAACTGATCCAACTTGTGTACCATCCAAGAAGTTCAAGAACAATCATCAGGACAGAACAAACTGGGCGAATTATGACAAATTGCCATGTCCAATACTTAAGGAGCTTCAAAGTATGATGATTTAATCTCACAGAGTGGGGCTGCAATTCCATAGATGTTCATCACGATAAGTTTAGGTTATATGAGCACTGAAAGCAGTCAGTGCATGATACACATGTTATTCATATTCCAGAGACTGGTAAGTTTTTTAGTCAATAGCAGCCATAAAGACAGGGCACTATGATGTCAAACACAGACCAGGAGACAAGCATAGCTAACTGATCAAGACAAAGTGGCATTACTTTAATGGTTGCGTGAAATTATGATACCTGAAAGAGAGTCATAGGGAAAGAATGATGAATTTCCCTTCCTTTAATTTCATCAGGAACTATGTTCTTACTGATAGAGATATTCAAGTAACTATACATCAAGGCCAAGAACTTGGCAATCACCTGTAAACAGAGAAAGGAAAATGTTGTAGTGAGTCTAGTGACAATAGCATACAAATCTGATTTACTGCAAGCAGGGAGTTTAAAGCCATGGATTTACTAAGGCCTCATAGCATTCCTTGACAGACTCCAAGAATGTGAAAAAGGCTTCACTGCCCTGAATATCCAACAGACCAACAAAGGAGACAATGGCATATAAAGGGGCCATAAGTATGATGACCAGAATGGCCTTCTGTTCTTTGGGGTTCTTCCAATGGAAAAGATGCTGTGATAGCAACCGTATTGTAAAATGGACTGACAGCATCACACAGGATCCTGTCACTAGTAGAGTGAATGTCCGGGGGTTCATGTTTATTATTTCCATTCAGCAAGATGAAGCTGGCAAGCACaatctggaaaaaaaaacacacatttaGAATGTTAACAGGAAACTGTAACAAGGGCATTGAAAAGCAAAAGACAGCTCTCATACTGATGATCATCTTTGGCTTCTTATCGTTTTCTTTATAAACATCACAATTGCAAGCACAAGAGATGGTAAAAGGAAGTTCTCTTAAGGCATGCGTGATAAGTTCCAATGACTATTGTGCAAACATCAACCATGGATTGCTCAAGAGTGGATATGAACTATTTCTAATTTAGATACTCTAAAATACCTAGCACAAACATGTAAATAATGCAATTTAATTTCAAACGACCTCATGGGGAAGCTGTTTCATActctaaataattttagaaGGGGAAATGCAGAATATATATTGATGAGCACTTAGTGACTGGCAGTTCACGTCAATGCTAATAGAAAAAAAGCTTATCAACCGTCAAAGTTAATAGGGATGACAATTACAGTGTCT comes from Dioscorea cayenensis subsp. rotundata cultivar TDr96_F1 chromosome 15, TDr96_F1_v2_PseudoChromosome.rev07_lg8_w22 25.fasta, whole genome shotgun sequence and encodes:
- the LOC120277302 gene encoding transmembrane protein 184 homolog DDB_G0279555-like; the protein is MEIINMNPRTFTLLVTGSCVMLSVHFTIRLLSQHLFHWKNPKEQKAILVIILMAPLYAIVSFVGLLDIQGSEAFFTFLESVKECYEALVIAKFLALMYSYLNISISKNIVPDEIKGREIHHSFPMTLFQPHSVRLNHHTLKLLKYWTWQFVIIRPVCSVLMIVLELLGWYTSWISWTFTIILNISVSLALYALVIFYHVFAKELEPHKPLAKFLCIKGIVFFCFWQGLALEGLTAAGVIRSHHFWLDVEHIQEALQNVMVILEMVVFSIVQRYAYSAIPYTGASVDKPKHE